The Thiorhodovibrio frisius genome segment GTCTGCGGGAAGCGGGCACCGGCGAACAAGTGTAAAAAGCGAGGACGCCGGCGGTGTTGCACGGAAGTCGGAGCCACTCGTATGAGCGATGACGCCCGGTAATGCGGGACGAGCAAAGGAGTGGCGGTCTGAGATAATGTGACAGTGACACACGTCCCTACGCTGAGAGGACTAAGAGCGTGACAACCAAACTGAAGCGTTTCACACTGAAGGCGCGCGAGGAACTGCATACGCGGTTCACCTCCCTGATGGGGTTGCTGTTTGATCCCGAGGGGTTGCGTGAGAGCTTCGGACGGCAAGACGGACGCAAGGCGCCCGGAGTTGACGGGGTAAGAAAGGAGGACTATGCCAAGGGCCTATTGGCTCGCTTGGAGGACTTATCGGCACGGATACGCCGACTGGGCTACAGGCCGCAACCGGTGCGGCGAACCTACATCCCGAAAGGAGATGGGCGTATGCGCCCACTGGGCGTTCCGAGTTTCGAGGATCGTCTGGTGCAGGATCGTCTTAGCCAAATCTTGCAGGCCATTTGGGAGCCGGAGTTTCGGGACTGCTCCTATGGCTTTCGCCCTGGGCGCAGTGCGCACGATTCGCTGCGACGGGTCGCGGAGGTCATCACTAACGAACGGACGCAATGGGTGGTTGAAGCCGACATCAAAGGCTTCTTCGACCACGTCTCCCATGCCCATCTGCTGCGCTTTCTGGAGCACCGCATTGGCGATCCGAACTTTCTACGGATCATCCAACGGTTTCTGAAGGCCGGCATCATGGACGATGGCGTATTCACAGCCAGCGTCGAGGGGACACCGCAAGGTGGATTGGTCTCGCCCGTGTTAAGTAATATCTACCTGCACTACGTTCTCGACCTTTGGTTCGAAAAGCGTTTTGCACGCCAGTGTGCGGGCAAGGCCTACCTGATTCGCTACGCCGATGACTTTGTGGCCTGCTTTGAGTACGAAGCCGACGCCCGCGCATTTCTCACCGAGATGCCTGCGCGTTTGGCCGAGTTCGCTCTGGAGATCGAGCCGAGCAAGACGGCGTTGCTGCAATTTGGCAGTGCCATGCTCGGACGTCGGCGGGTGCAATGCCAGGGACCACGCACCTTCAGTTTTCTTGGTTTCACCCACTACGTGGGTCGGAGTCGGACGGGGCGCTTTGTGGTCGGTCGCAAAACCGACGGCAAGCGCCTGCGCAAGAAGCTCAAGGCCCTCAACGCGCGCCTGCGGGACTTGCGTACTGAGGGAGGGAACGCCATGGTGGCCTTCCTTGCGCGGCATCTGCAAGGACACATCCAGTACTATGGCGTCAGCGGTAACAGTCGCGGGCTGTCGAGCTACGTCTACTTTGCCCAACGGCTGCTGTTTACATGGCTAAACAGGCGAAGTCAGAAGCGCTCGGTGAACTGGAAACAGTTCTCGGCGTATATCCGGCTGCTGCTGCCCAAGGCACGCATTCTCCATAATCTCTACCCCGTCCCTTGGTGGATGGCTCAGGCTGGGAGCCGGATGGTGTAACACTCCAAGTCCGGTTCTGCGAGGAGCCGGGAGTCGAGCTGCGCATGGTCAAGATATCGTGGCACCGCCGGGAAACCAGGCGGAAAACAGAGAAAACGAACGTTGACCTAAACACGGTAAGACCCCGGCTTACTCTCCGGTTGAATTTATTTTACCATGTCAACCCATCGCTCCGGCACCGAGCGCCTGATCGAGGTGATGGAGACGCTCGACGCCGCCATCTACATCAATCTACAAGGCGATGAGCCGCTGATCAGGCTAGCGGATATCGAGCGCCTGGCACAGGGCATGCTGGCGGATCCGTCCATCGCGGTCGGCACGCTGTATCATGCCATTGCGCCGCACGAGGCCCAGAATCCCAATGCAGTCAAGCTGGTCTTGGGACAGCAGGGCCATGCGCTCTATTTCAGCCGTGCACCGATTACCTTACCCGCGCGATGGCGAGCGGCATCCGGGCTTTTTCAAGCACGTTGGGGTCTATGCGTATCGGCGGTCGGTGCTGGAGCGCTATGCCACCTTGCCCGCCTGCGCGTTGGAGCAGACCGAGCAACTGGAGCAGTTGCGCTTGCTCGCGGCCGGGGTGCACATCCGCGCCTTTGAGGTGGCGCACACTGGGCCGGGTGTGGATACCCCAGCGTGCCTGGAGGCCGTGCGTGCCTTGCTAGCCGGCCAGCAGGGCGGCGCTGCGTGAGCTGGCTGATGCGATTCTGGAGGCGCAGGGCAAGGCGGCTGTCTTCCAGTCAGCGACGGGGTTTAATAGGGTAGCCGCCGGTATGGCGCAATAAGGGGTCGGAAAGTCGCGAGTATGGACAAAGAAAACACGAAAAACGAGCGCGATGCTCTGTCGAGCGTTCAAGCTGCCAAAGAGGTGTTTCAGATCCAGGCCAAGGCGCTCGAGGCGACGGCAGAGCGGCTGAATGGGGTTTTCGATCAAGCCGTTCATCTGATCCTCGAGACAACCGGGCGGGTGATCGTCTCTGGCATGGGCAAGTCCGGTGCTATCGGCAACAAGATCGCGGCGACCTTGGCCTCGACCGGCACGCCAAGTTTTGCCGTGCATCCTGCCGAGGCCTATCACGGTGACCTGGGGATGTTTACGGCTGATGATGTTGCGATTCTGATTTCCTACAGCGGCGAGACAGAAGAGATCATTCGCCTGATTCCCTCACTGCGTCACTTTGGCGTGAAGACGATTGCACTGGTGGGGAATGCACAGTCGACCTTGGGTCGCAACGCCGATCTGGTGCTGGATATTTCCGTTGAGCGCGAGGCCTGCCCGAACAATCTCGCGCCGACGACTTCGACCACGGTCACGCTGGCGATGGGCGATGCCTTGGCGGTCGCCTTGATCAACCGCCGCCATTTCAAGCCCCAGGATTTTGCCATCTTCCATCCCGGCGGGAGTCTTGGGCGACGCCTCTTAACACGCATCAAGGATGTGATGCACGCTAACCTGCCATTGTGCGCACCTTTAGACAGCTTGCGGGATGTGATCATGACCATCACCCAAGCCGGGTTGGGCGTTGGCGTGGTGGTGGATAACGGGGCACTGAAGGGCGTGATTACCGATGGTGACTTGCGCCGAGCGTTGTTTCATCATGACCGCATGGATAGCCTGACGGCCAGCGACATCATGACACGCTCGCCCCTGACGGTGAATGAAACCGAAATGTTTGCTGACGCTGAAAACATTATGCTGAAAGCCAGTGTGACAGCGCTACTGGTAGTGAATGACCAAGGGGTGTTAACGGGGATTTTGAAACTTCAGGATGCGAGTCAATTGAAGTAAGTTCGAACATCAGTCGCTGCATCGCCGCCCAACCCAACACTCAGGTGCTCAGCGAAGTCGACCCCCTCAGCCCCTTCGTCCCCGGCCACTTTCACTTCAGCGACAGCATCCCCGATCGGCCCACGCTGCACGACATCGTCCAGCGCGTCCACGCCTTTCTCGACGCCTACCCAGACTGCCCGCTGATCCGTTACGAAGACTTCGTCGCCGAACCCGCCGCCGTCATGCCCCGCATCTGCGAGGCCCTGGCGCTCGGCTACAACCCGGATTTCACCGACACTTTCGCGGTCATCGAACTCTCTGACAACACCGGCCGCAGCGGCGACCTGATCAGCCCCCGCCCACGTCGCCCGCACCTGCCCGCACTTGAGCAAGAAGCGCGCGACTCCGAGCCTTTCATGAGCCTACTCACCCGCCTTGACTATCGCCTGAAGGATCCTTGACCTTTCGGTGCGTGGGACAGCGTGCGATACGCTCGCACTCTGATATCCTCCATTGCTCAAATCGGCATCGAAAAAGGCAGAGTGCGGCAGCGCTGCTACAGAGATCGC includes the following:
- a CDS encoding cytidylyltransferase domain-containing protein, with amino-acid sequence MRSISAVHRLPYPRDGERHPGFFKHVGVYAYRRSVLERYATLPACALEQTEQLEQLRLLAAGVHIRAFEVAHTGPGVDTPACLEAVRALLAGQQGGAA
- a CDS encoding KpsF/GutQ family sugar-phosphate isomerase, with protein sequence MDKENTKNERDALSSVQAAKEVFQIQAKALEATAERLNGVFDQAVHLILETTGRVIVSGMGKSGAIGNKIAATLASTGTPSFAVHPAEAYHGDLGMFTADDVAILISYSGETEEIIRLIPSLRHFGVKTIALVGNAQSTLGRNADLVLDISVEREACPNNLAPTTSTTVTLAMGDALAVALINRRHFKPQDFAIFHPGGSLGRRLLTRIKDVMHANLPLCAPLDSLRDVIMTITQAGLGVGVVVDNGALKGVITDGDLRRALFHHDRMDSLTASDIMTRSPLTVNETEMFADAENIMLKASVTALLVVNDQGVLTGILKLQDASQLK
- the ltrA gene encoding group II intron reverse transcriptase/maturase, whose amino-acid sequence is MTTKLKRFTLKAREELHTRFTSLMGLLFDPEGLRESFGRQDGRKAPGVDGVRKEDYAKGLLARLEDLSARIRRLGYRPQPVRRTYIPKGDGRMRPLGVPSFEDRLVQDRLSQILQAIWEPEFRDCSYGFRPGRSAHDSLRRVAEVITNERTQWVVEADIKGFFDHVSHAHLLRFLEHRIGDPNFLRIIQRFLKAGIMDDGVFTASVEGTPQGGLVSPVLSNIYLHYVLDLWFEKRFARQCAGKAYLIRYADDFVACFEYEADARAFLTEMPARLAEFALEIEPSKTALLQFGSAMLGRRRVQCQGPRTFSFLGFTHYVGRSRTGRFVVGRKTDGKRLRKKLKALNARLRDLRTEGGNAMVAFLARHLQGHIQYYGVSGNSRGLSSYVYFAQRLLFTWLNRRSQKRSVNWKQFSAYIRLLLPKARILHNLYPVPWWMAQAGSRMV
- a CDS encoding sulfotransferase family protein, which translates into the protein MLSEVDPLSPFVPGHFHFSDSIPDRPTLHDIVQRVHAFLDAYPDCPLIRYEDFVAEPAAVMPRICEALALGYNPDFTDTFAVIELSDNTGRSGDLISPRPRRPHLPALEQEARDSEPFMSLLTRLDYRLKDP